Proteins encoded within one genomic window of Alteribacter populi:
- a CDS encoding flagellar brake protein, protein MSSLIKVGEILHLELNMEQDNISRYRSKVADLNNESIFIHFPVGVHDSKPHFFPEETRFKGWFLGKDDAIYLFESNVTGKLGGQIPVIVLKKPEKENLIRIQRRQYVRVDTCLDVAVGSVNNDFSAFTTTSLDLSGGGLQIVLPHDHSLSENMEVTAWLPLSFQSNPVEYVKAESKVIRIRNKNASIRASLKFITMEENERQKVIRFCYERQVQHRKKEMQLKK, encoded by the coding sequence ATGTCATCTTTGATTAAAGTTGGGGAAATTCTTCATTTGGAACTCAATATGGAGCAAGATAATATTAGCAGATATCGTAGTAAGGTTGCGGATTTAAATAACGAATCAATATTCATTCATTTCCCTGTTGGTGTACATGATTCGAAACCGCACTTTTTCCCTGAAGAAACAAGGTTTAAAGGGTGGTTCTTAGGTAAGGATGACGCAATCTACTTATTTGAGAGCAATGTTACAGGAAAGCTAGGGGGGCAAATCCCAGTTATTGTGTTAAAGAAGCCTGAAAAAGAAAATCTCATTCGTATTCAACGAAGACAGTATGTAAGAGTAGATACTTGCCTAGATGTCGCTGTTGGCTCAGTCAATAACGATTTTTCTGCTTTTACTACTACGAGTTTGGATTTGAGTGGAGGTGGTCTTCAAATTGTATTACCTCATGACCATAGCCTTTCTGAGAATATGGAAGTGACAGCTTGGCTTCCACTATCATTTCAGTCAAACCCAGTGGAGTATGTGAAGGCGGAATCCAAAGTGATCCGTATTCGTAATAAAAACGCTTCTATAAGGGCTTCTCTTAAGTTTATAACTATGGAAGAAAATGAGCGTCAGAAGGTGATCCGCTTTTGCTATGAAAGGCAAGTTCAACATCGCAAAAAAGAAATGCAATTGAAGAAATAG
- the cmk gene encoding (d)CMP kinase, translated as MGMQINIAIDGPAGAGKSTVAREVARQLSFVYIDTGAMYRALTYEALQQKVNVHNEQQVIELLKKLEITLENKGSSSRVYVNSKEVTEEIRTNEVTNNVSYVAMHELVRVEMVKKQQILAESGATVMDGRDIGTAVLPDAAVKVFLTASVEERAKRRHEEHLKKGISSDLSNLKEEIAKRDQIDSEREFAPLKKAVDANEIDSTSLSIKEVIEEILVLVKERTSSFE; from the coding sequence ATGGGAATGCAGATAAACATTGCAATTGATGGACCTGCAGGAGCAGGGAAAAGTACAGTGGCTAGAGAAGTGGCAAGGCAGCTTTCATTTGTTTATATCGACACAGGTGCTATGTACCGGGCTTTAACATACGAGGCTCTTCAGCAAAAAGTCAATGTACATAATGAACAGCAAGTTATTGAATTACTCAAGAAATTGGAAATTACGTTAGAAAATAAAGGGTCATCTAGTAGAGTTTATGTAAATAGCAAAGAGGTTACAGAAGAGATTCGTACTAATGAAGTAACGAATAACGTGTCCTACGTTGCTATGCACGAATTAGTAAGAGTAGAAATGGTAAAAAAACAACAAATCTTAGCCGAATCCGGTGCAACGGTAATGGATGGCAGAGATATTGGCACAGCTGTTTTGCCTGATGCAGCGGTGAAAGTCTTTCTTACTGCTTCTGTGGAAGAGAGAGCGAAACGGCGACATGAGGAACACCTCAAAAAAGGAATTTCTTCAGACCTTTCTAACTTGAAGGAAGAGATTGCCAAACGGGATCAAATTGATTCTGAAAGAGAGTTTGCACCGTTGAAAAAAGCAGTTGATGCCAATGAAATTGATTCAACTTCTCTTTCGATCAAGGAAGTTATTGAGGAGATTCTTGTACTTGTCAAAGAAAGGACGAGTAGCTTTGAATAA
- a CDS encoding lysophospholipid acyltransferase family protein codes for MNKSLYRFGKWISRTFYRIFFRVKVIGREHIPTQGGVLLCCNHIHLLDPPFLGAFLKRNTCFMAKAELFDKPILKWLLPKLGAFPIRRGGSDRQALRKGLSLLQDEEMIGVFPEGTRSKTGELGKGLTGVGFFALRSDAQVVPSVIIGSYKPFSTLTIVYGEPVDLQTLRENKASAEEASEAIMAGIGALLQKHRNNKTG; via the coding sequence TTGAATAAATCATTATACCGCTTTGGAAAATGGATTTCCAGGACATTTTACAGAATCTTTTTCCGTGTAAAGGTAATAGGGCGGGAACACATCCCTACTCAGGGCGGCGTTTTACTTTGCTGTAATCACATTCACTTACTTGACCCTCCATTTTTAGGGGCATTTCTAAAACGAAATACTTGTTTTATGGCAAAAGCAGAGTTATTTGACAAACCGATCCTCAAGTGGTTGTTACCTAAACTCGGTGCATTTCCTATTAGAAGAGGGGGAAGTGACCGCCAGGCATTACGGAAAGGTTTATCTTTATTACAGGATGAAGAAATGATCGGTGTTTTTCCAGAAGGGACCCGCAGTAAAACTGGTGAGCTAGGAAAAGGTTTGACAGGAGTTGGATTTTTCGCACTTCGGTCAGATGCCCAAGTCGTCCCAAGTGTTATCATTGGATCTTATAAGCCATTTTCTACTTTAACAATTGTGTATGGAGAGCCAGTTGATTTGCAAACTCTGCGTGAGAATAAAGCATCAGCTGAAGAAGCATCAGAAGCTATTATGGCTGGGATTGGGGCTTTACTCCAGAAACACCGGAATAATAAAACAGGGTAG
- the rpsA gene encoding 30S ribosomal protein S1: MVEEMNNEMADVKSFAAGEIVTGTVTKVEEKQAFVNVGYKMDGVVPISELSSLHVEKVSDVLNEGDEVELKVTKATDDELVLSKRAVAAEKAWEDMENKLASGDTFEAEVADVVKGGLVVDVGVRGFIPASLVERHYVEDFSDYRGKSLRLKVVEMDREKNKLILSQRAVLDAEAKDRKRSTLENIHEGDVIEGAVQRLTDFGAFVDIGGVDGLVHISQMAHHHVETPSEVVNEGDQIKVKVLGVDPDNERISLSIKETLPGPWEQIGGKVKTGDVVEGKVKRLVSFGAFIEIAPGVEGLVHISQIANRHIGTPGEVLEESQSVKAKVLDVNTEDKRISLSIRSLQEEQETATNRKVEKEYQKEEDNSGFSLGDVIGDQLKKYK, translated from the coding sequence ATGGTAGAAGAAATGAACAACGAAATGGCGGACGTAAAATCATTTGCCGCCGGGGAAATCGTTACCGGTACGGTAACAAAAGTAGAGGAAAAACAAGCGTTTGTTAACGTCGGATATAAAATGGACGGCGTGGTACCGATTAGCGAACTTTCCAGTCTTCATGTTGAAAAAGTAAGCGACGTCTTAAATGAAGGCGACGAAGTGGAATTAAAGGTAACTAAAGCAACCGATGACGAACTTGTCTTATCGAAAAGAGCTGTGGCTGCAGAAAAAGCCTGGGAAGATATGGAGAACAAGCTTGCCAGCGGTGACACATTTGAAGCTGAAGTGGCAGACGTTGTCAAAGGTGGACTTGTGGTGGATGTAGGCGTTCGCGGATTCATCCCGGCTTCTCTAGTAGAACGTCACTACGTAGAAGACTTTTCTGATTACAGAGGTAAATCTCTACGACTAAAGGTTGTTGAAATGGACCGTGAAAAAAATAAGCTGATTTTATCTCAACGTGCCGTTCTCGATGCTGAAGCAAAAGATCGTAAGCGCAGTACTTTGGAGAATATCCATGAAGGCGATGTGATCGAAGGGGCGGTCCAAAGGTTAACTGATTTTGGCGCATTTGTCGATATCGGTGGCGTAGACGGTTTAGTTCATATATCACAAATGGCGCATCATCATGTAGAAACACCGTCTGAAGTCGTGAATGAAGGCGATCAAATCAAAGTTAAAGTTTTAGGTGTGGATCCTGATAATGAGCGTATTTCATTATCCATTAAAGAAACATTACCTGGTCCTTGGGAGCAAATCGGAGGAAAAGTAAAAACAGGTGATGTAGTAGAAGGGAAAGTGAAGCGCCTTGTCTCTTTCGGAGCCTTTATTGAAATTGCACCCGGCGTTGAAGGACTTGTCCATATTTCTCAAATCGCTAATCGTCATATCGGTACTCCAGGAGAAGTACTTGAAGAAAGTCAGTCGGTGAAAGCAAAAGTCTTAGATGTCAACACAGAAGACAAGCGAATTTCACTAAGTATCCGTTCTCTTCAAGAAGAGCAGGAAACTGCAACGAACCGCAAAGTAGAGAAAGAGTATCAAAAAGAAGAAGATAACTCAGGTTTTTCTTTGGGTGATGTTATCGGTGATCAACTGAAAAAATACAAATAG
- the fni gene encoding type 2 isopentenyl-diphosphate Delta-isomerase — MSRAKRKLDHLRGALNSGQSRRSGFDDISFVHQSIPDTNVKNVQLNSTIGELNISSPIFINAMTGGGGQATEKVNASLAEAASVLGTPIAVGSQMAAINNESERSTYEVVRDKNPQGIVFANIGSEAEVHQALRCVEMIDADALQIHLNVIQELVMPEGDRNFQGALQRIEAICDALDVPVIVKEVGFGMSMETAKKLHSSGVSIIDIGGFGGTNFSSIENKRRENELSFFDDWGIATTNAVVEANVACPNLEVLATGGVQSALDIAKSLALGASACGMAGQVLKWVQTGGPEEVVKQIHHIQYELTWIMAALGIHQTIQFKKVPIILKGDTHHWLQERGVNTSLFSNRSLER; from the coding sequence GTGAGTAGAGCTAAAAGGAAGCTCGATCACCTTCGTGGTGCGTTAAATTCAGGACAGTCCAGACGTTCAGGTTTTGATGATATCTCCTTTGTTCATCAAAGTATACCTGATACAAATGTTAAGAATGTCCAACTGAATTCTACGATCGGCGAACTGAATATCAGTTCGCCGATTTTTATCAATGCCATGACTGGTGGGGGCGGACAAGCAACTGAAAAAGTAAATGCCTCTCTGGCAGAAGCTGCCTCGGTACTCGGAACTCCTATCGCGGTAGGTTCTCAAATGGCGGCGATAAATAATGAAAGTGAACGCAGCACCTATGAGGTGGTTCGAGATAAGAATCCTCAGGGAATCGTATTTGCTAATATTGGAAGTGAAGCAGAGGTCCATCAAGCTTTACGTTGTGTCGAGATGATTGATGCTGATGCTCTGCAAATTCATTTAAATGTGATTCAAGAGCTTGTAATGCCGGAAGGAGATCGTAACTTCCAAGGTGCTTTACAAAGAATTGAAGCCATTTGTGATGCTCTTGACGTTCCTGTCATAGTTAAAGAGGTTGGCTTTGGAATGAGCATGGAAACAGCGAAAAAGCTTCACAGTTCCGGGGTTTCTATTATTGACATAGGTGGTTTCGGGGGAACCAATTTCTCTAGTATTGAAAATAAGCGCCGGGAAAATGAGCTATCTTTTTTCGATGATTGGGGCATTGCTACAACAAATGCCGTAGTCGAAGCGAATGTAGCTTGCCCGAACCTTGAAGTCTTGGCAACTGGAGGGGTTCAATCTGCATTAGATATCGCCAAATCACTGGCACTAGGGGCGAGCGCGTGTGGCATGGCCGGGCAGGTTTTAAAGTGGGTTCAAACGGGCGGTCCCGAAGAAGTTGTGAAACAAATTCACCATATTCAATACGAATTGACATGGATTATGGCCGCTTTAGGGATTCATCAAACGATTCAGTTTAAAAAAGTTCCTATTATCCTAAAAGGAGATACACATCATTGGTTACAGGAACGAGGGGTTAATACCTCTTTGTTTAGTAACCGATCATTGGAAAGGTAA
- a CDS encoding YpzI family protein: protein MGKDRQEKKIKQSKRVESDRNQSLHYPSSTELESGNHARKRQRQ from the coding sequence ATGGGAAAAGACCGACAAGAAAAGAAAATAAAACAGTCCAAACGTGTTGAATCAGACCGTAATCAATCTCTTCACTATCCTAGTTCAACAGAATTAGAATCAGGCAATCATGCTAGAAAACGACAACGGCAGTAA
- a CDS encoding YphA family membrane protein, with protein sequence MGFWFFWVMWLLVICIYFFSDKKSSVRVEWIIVAFAILILANVTIPFFGFGVNLAMIVIAWIGYKTLIKVGGAALAIGFFISLLLSALFGWLQFVYYYEPVWMLFTIQTSTVALFSLILILIGRTVVIRIAVLSVSFFQGEIGFTFFLIMTGREVELTIGSFQYLDMLALTFLVVLGWSLIEWFAAWLKQKVYSSFGVLPAGQRKLNA encoded by the coding sequence ATGGGTTTCTGGTTTTTTTGGGTAATGTGGCTTTTGGTCATTTGCATTTATTTTTTTTCTGATAAAAAATCATCCGTCAGGGTCGAGTGGATTATAGTTGCCTTTGCTATTTTAATATTAGCTAATGTTACGATTCCATTTTTTGGGTTTGGAGTTAATTTAGCAATGATTGTCATTGCATGGATAGGCTATAAAACCCTCATCAAAGTTGGAGGAGCAGCACTTGCCATTGGTTTTTTCATAAGTTTGCTTCTCTCGGCCTTATTTGGCTGGCTCCAGTTTGTTTATTACTATGAACCTGTTTGGATGCTATTTACTATACAGACCTCAACTGTAGCGCTGTTTTCATTGATTTTAATATTAATAGGGAGAACAGTTGTAATCAGAATTGCAGTATTGTCAGTCAGTTTTTTTCAAGGTGAAATTGGTTTTACTTTTTTTTTAATTATGACAGGTCGGGAAGTTGAGTTAACAATTGGTTCTTTTCAATACCTAGATATGTTAGCGTTAACTTTTTTGGTTGTATTGGGATGGTCATTGATTGAATGGTTTGCCGCATGGTTAAAACAAAAGGTGTACTCATCATTTGGTGTACTACCAGCAGGTCAGCGAAAGCTCAATGCATGA
- the der gene encoding ribosome biogenesis GTPase Der has translation MPKPVVAIVGRPNVGKSTIFNRIVGERIAIVEDKPGVTRDRIYGYGEWLNHEFHVIDTGGIEISDEPLLTQMRYQAELAIEEADVIVFVVNGREGITGADEEVAQLLFRSKKPVVLGVNKMDDPTLHEKMYEFYSLGIGDPIAISGSHGIGLGDLLDEVAAQFENISDEEYDEDTIRISLIGRPNVGKSSLVNAVLGEERVIVSDIPGTTRDAIDTPFEKDGQEYVVIDTAGMRKKGKVYESTEKYSVIRALRAIERSDVVLMVINGEEGLIEQDKKIAGYAHEEGRAIIIVVNKWDVVEKDDSTLREFEQKIRDEFLFMDYAPIVFVSAKTKQRLHKVLPMVNEVSEFHNQRVPTNVLNDLIVDAVTMNPTPTDHGGRRLKINYATQVAVAPPTFVLFVNDPELLHFSYRRYLENKIRDTFEFKGTPIRILARKKNQ, from the coding sequence ATGCCTAAGCCGGTAGTTGCCATTGTGGGGCGACCGAATGTAGGAAAGTCCACAATTTTTAACCGTATTGTAGGAGAACGCATTGCTATTGTCGAAGATAAACCAGGAGTTACAAGGGATCGTATTTATGGATATGGAGAATGGTTAAATCATGAATTTCACGTTATTGATACAGGTGGTATAGAAATAAGTGACGAACCTTTACTTACCCAAATGCGATATCAAGCAGAGCTTGCTATTGAAGAAGCAGATGTCATTGTTTTTGTAGTAAATGGAAGAGAGGGTATAACTGGAGCAGATGAAGAAGTAGCTCAGCTGTTATTCCGTTCTAAAAAACCTGTTGTTCTCGGTGTGAACAAGATGGATGATCCAACACTGCATGAGAAGATGTATGAATTTTACAGTTTGGGTATTGGTGACCCAATCGCCATTTCAGGCTCGCATGGTATTGGGTTAGGCGATTTACTAGACGAAGTAGCTGCACAATTCGAAAATATTTCTGACGAAGAATACGATGAAGATACGATCCGGATAAGTTTAATCGGACGTCCGAATGTAGGGAAGAGCTCTTTAGTTAACGCGGTACTTGGAGAAGAACGTGTGATTGTTAGTGATATACCAGGCACAACCAGAGATGCTATTGATACTCCTTTTGAAAAAGACGGTCAGGAGTATGTAGTCATTGATACTGCCGGTATGCGAAAAAAAGGAAAAGTATACGAGAGTACCGAAAAGTATAGTGTCATTCGTGCTTTAAGAGCCATTGAACGGTCAGATGTGGTACTTATGGTTATTAATGGAGAAGAAGGGTTAATCGAACAGGACAAAAAAATTGCAGGCTATGCCCATGAAGAGGGACGTGCCATCATTATTGTTGTAAATAAATGGGACGTAGTAGAAAAGGATGATAGTACACTCCGTGAATTTGAACAAAAAATTCGTGACGAATTTTTGTTTATGGACTATGCACCGATTGTTTTTGTCTCAGCGAAAACAAAGCAACGTTTGCACAAAGTACTGCCGATGGTTAACGAAGTCAGTGAGTTTCATAATCAGCGTGTTCCAACAAATGTATTAAACGATTTAATTGTTGATGCAGTTACGATGAATCCAACGCCAACTGACCATGGTGGGCGTAGGTTAAAGATTAACTATGCTACACAAGTGGCAGTAGCACCACCGACATTTGTTCTCTTTGTTAATGACCCCGAGCTACTTCATTTTTCGTATCGCAGATATTTAGAAAATAAAATTCGTGATACCTTTGAATTTAAAGGAACCCCGATACGAATTCTTGCTCGTAAAAAGAACCAATAA
- the plsY gene encoding glycerol-3-phosphate 1-O-acyltransferase PlsY, translating into MLSILYVVAAYLLGSVSFSVIIAKKLKQVDIRQHGSGNAGATNTLRVLGIGPAIVVLLLDCLKGVVAVWGSLFLTGDPLVASASGLAAIVGHNWPIYYGFRGGKGVATTIGVLVSLVFLAALVSGIIAIISIVISRYVSLGSLLFISGTTILTIVFSTYYVYPTVYLYFLIVITALSFWRHRTNIARLVKGTENKIGQKAPSN; encoded by the coding sequence ATGTTATCGATACTATATGTCGTTGCGGCATACTTGCTCGGTTCGGTTAGCTTTAGTGTGATTATTGCTAAAAAACTAAAGCAAGTAGACATTAGGCAACACGGCAGCGGGAATGCGGGGGCGACTAACACGCTTCGTGTATTAGGAATCGGTCCTGCTATTGTTGTTCTCCTATTGGATTGTCTAAAAGGGGTTGTTGCGGTTTGGGGCAGCCTCTTTTTAACCGGTGATCCACTAGTGGCTAGTGCAAGTGGATTGGCGGCGATCGTTGGACATAATTGGCCAATATATTACGGGTTTCGTGGTGGTAAAGGGGTAGCAACTACGATTGGTGTGTTAGTAAGCCTCGTTTTCTTAGCTGCGTTAGTTTCAGGAATCATTGCTATTATTTCTATTGTTATTAGTCGTTACGTTTCTCTAGGGTCTTTATTATTCATTTCCGGAACAACAATTTTAACGATTGTCTTTAGTACTTATTACGTTTATCCTACGGTCTATCTATATTTTTTAATTGTAATTACAGCTCTTTCCTTTTGGCGTCATCGAACGAATATTGCTCGATTAGTAAAAGGGACTGAGAATAAAATTGGACAAAAAGCACCTTCAAATTGA
- a CDS encoding NAD(P)H-dependent glycerol-3-phosphate dehydrogenase yields the protein MATITVLGSGSWGTALSVVLADNGHHVKLWGRSEEAAEEMNTRKTNENYLPGVTLPEGIQAYTSMEEALSGCETILYVVPTKAMRGVLKSVTSIINEPVTMVHASKGIEPNTLMRVSEIIEEEVPESLRKSVVVLSGPSHAEEVSLRQPTTVTSSSVTIDAAEYIQDLFMNQHFRVYTNPDLIGVEIGGSLKNIIAIGAGMTNGLGFGDNAKAALMTRGLAEIARLGMKMGANPLTFAGLSGLGDLIVTCTSVHSRNWRAGNMIGKGKTIPEVLDEMGMVVEGIRTTKAAFQLAAQENVEMPITNGLYQVLFHEKEPKEAVEELMGRVKKHEVEDLKLGDLDPLNDLEP from the coding sequence ATGGCAACAATTACAGTTCTAGGTTCTGGTAGTTGGGGAACCGCATTATCAGTCGTTCTTGCAGACAATGGCCACCACGTTAAACTATGGGGCCGTTCAGAAGAGGCAGCAGAGGAAATGAACACGCGTAAAACGAACGAAAATTACTTACCTGGAGTGACACTTCCAGAAGGCATTCAAGCCTATACAAGTATGGAAGAGGCTCTTTCAGGTTGCGAAACGATCCTTTATGTCGTTCCTACAAAAGCGATGAGAGGCGTCCTAAAGTCAGTCACTAGTATTATAAATGAACCTGTTACAATGGTTCATGCAAGTAAAGGGATTGAACCTAATACGTTAATGAGAGTGTCTGAAATTATTGAAGAGGAAGTCCCTGAATCTCTTCGAAAATCTGTCGTTGTTTTATCAGGACCATCTCATGCAGAAGAAGTGAGTCTTCGTCAGCCGACTACAGTTACGAGCTCCTCAGTTACCATTGATGCAGCTGAATATATTCAAGATCTTTTTATGAATCAACACTTCAGAGTGTATACGAACCCGGATTTAATCGGAGTTGAAATAGGAGGTTCTTTAAAAAACATCATTGCCATTGGCGCAGGAATGACGAACGGGTTAGGCTTTGGTGATAATGCTAAAGCTGCATTGATGACACGAGGTCTTGCAGAAATTGCCCGCCTGGGAATGAAGATGGGGGCAAATCCACTTACTTTTGCAGGACTTTCTGGACTCGGAGATTTAATTGTTACTTGTACGAGTGTACATAGCCGTAACTGGCGTGCTGGTAATATGATTGGGAAAGGTAAAACGATTCCCGAGGTTTTAGACGAAATGGGCATGGTTGTTGAGGGGATTCGTACAACGAAGGCCGCTTTTCAGTTAGCTGCACAGGAAAATGTAGAAATGCCAATTACAAATGGCTTATACCAGGTACTTTTCCATGAAAAAGAACCTAAAGAAGCGGTTGAAGAACTAATGGGCCGTGTAAAAAAACATGAAGTAGAAGACTTAAAACTTGGCGATTTAGATCCGTTAAATGATTTAGAGCCTTGA
- a CDS encoding stage VI sporulation protein F — protein sequence MDEKKNSFFDQVEKKTNVKQQDLFKLAQNASKTDLKSEQNVRQLIQQVARVANVPVSKKKEDELVKAIISNNVPMDFGTLAKMFQKKGGK from the coding sequence TTGGACGAAAAGAAAAATTCGTTTTTTGATCAGGTTGAGAAAAAAACAAATGTTAAACAACAAGATTTATTTAAATTAGCTCAAAACGCTAGCAAGACCGATTTAAAGAGTGAACAAAATGTCCGCCAGTTAATTCAGCAAGTCGCACGCGTTGCGAATGTTCCTGTTTCTAAGAAGAAGGAAGATGAATTAGTTAAGGCGATCATTTCAAATAATGTACCGATGGACTTCGGTACTCTTGCAAAAATGTTTCAGAAAAAAGGCGGTAAATAG
- a CDS encoding DUF2768 domain-containing protein: MEDGLTKMWISFFAMGLMFVSVIVTIVSREKLKGWIQKTLLTFSFFCMMIAGLIIFLVVFSGPVPE; the protein is encoded by the coding sequence ATGGAAGACGGATTAACAAAAATGTGGATCAGCTTTTTTGCAATGGGGCTAATGTTTGTTTCAGTTATCGTTACGATCGTCTCAAGAGAAAAGTTAAAAGGCTGGATTCAAAAAACCTTGTTAACTTTTAGCTTTTTCTGTATGATGATTGCTGGTTTAATTATTTTTCTTGTAGTGTTTAGTGGTCCTGTACCCGAATAA
- the spoIVA gene encoding stage IV sporulation protein A, whose translation MEKYDIFRDIAERTGGDIYLGVVGSVRTGKSTFIKKFMELAVIPNIESESDRARAQDELPQSAAGKQIMTTEPKFVPNQAVSIHVDEGLDVNVRVVDCVGYAVPGAKGYEDENGPRMIHTPWYEDPIPFHEAAEIGTRKVIQEHSTLGVVITTDGSIGEIARHDYVESEQRVIEELKEVGKPFIVIVNSVHPHHPTTEDLRQSIETEHDVPVLSMSIEGMTEQDINSVMREVLFEFPVHEVNVNLPSWVMVLKEEHWLRENYESAVRDTVKDIKRLRDVDRVVGHFTDYEFVERAQLAGIEMGQGVAEIDLHAPDDLYDQILKEVVGVEIRGKDHLLELMQDFSYAKAEYDQVSDALRMVKQTGYGIAAPSLSDMSLDEPEIIRQGSRFGVRLKAVAPSIHMIKVDVESEFAPIIGTEKQSEELVRYLMQDFEENPLSIWNSDIFGRSLNSIVREGISAKLSLMPENARYKLKETLERIINEGSGGLIAIIL comes from the coding sequence GTGGAGAAGTACGATATTTTTCGAGATATCGCTGAACGGACCGGTGGCGATATTTACTTAGGCGTCGTAGGTTCGGTTCGAACAGGGAAGTCGACGTTTATTAAAAAATTCATGGAGCTTGCCGTCATTCCTAATATTGAAAGTGAGTCTGACAGAGCTAGAGCTCAGGATGAGCTTCCTCAAAGTGCAGCAGGAAAACAAATTATGACCACTGAACCTAAGTTTGTACCAAATCAAGCTGTTTCTATCCATGTAGATGAAGGTTTGGACGTAAATGTAAGAGTCGTGGATTGTGTAGGCTATGCAGTACCTGGTGCAAAAGGCTATGAAGATGAAAATGGACCGAGAATGATTCATACTCCGTGGTACGAAGATCCGATTCCATTTCATGAGGCAGCTGAAATAGGTACTAGAAAAGTCATTCAAGAACATTCTACACTTGGTGTCGTCATAACAACGGATGGCTCAATTGGGGAAATTGCCCGTCATGATTACGTCGAATCTGAGCAAAGAGTAATTGAAGAATTAAAAGAGGTAGGAAAGCCGTTTATAGTCATCGTAAATAGTGTCCATCCTCATCATCCAACAACAGAAGACCTACGGCAGTCAATAGAAACTGAACATGATGTTCCGGTTTTATCCATGAGTATCGAAGGGATGACTGAACAAGACATTAACTCTGTTATGCGGGAGGTACTCTTCGAATTTCCTGTTCATGAAGTCAATGTGAACTTGCCGAGTTGGGTCATGGTACTAAAAGAAGAACATTGGCTTAGGGAGAACTATGAAAGTGCTGTAAGAGATACAGTAAAAGATATTAAACGGCTGCGTGATGTCGATCGCGTTGTTGGGCATTTTACCGATTACGAATTTGTCGAAAGAGCTCAGCTTGCTGGAATAGAAATGGGGCAAGGCGTGGCTGAAATTGACTTGCACGCGCCTGACGACTTATATGATCAAATATTAAAAGAAGTAGTTGGGGTCGAGATACGTGGTAAAGACCATCTGCTTGAATTGATGCAGGACTTCTCTTATGCAAAGGCTGAATATGATCAGGTATCTGATGCGCTTAGAATGGTCAAACAAACAGGATATGGAATTGCTGCACCGTCACTTAGTGACATGAGCCTTGATGAACCAGAAATTATTCGACAAGGATCACGTTTTGGCGTTCGTTTAAAAGCCGTTGCTCCTTCCATTCACATGATAAAAGTCGATGTAGAGTCTGAGTTTGCACCGATCATTGGAACAGAAAAGCAAAGTGAAGAGCTGGTGCGCTATTTAATGCAAGACTTTGAAGAAAACCCACTCTCAATTTGGAATTCAGACATTTTTGGGCGCTCGTTAAATTCCATTGTCCGCGAAGGAATTTCAGCAAAACTTTCGCTAATGCCGGAAAATGCCCGCTACAAACTAAAAGAAACGCTTGAGCGTATTATAAACGAAGGCTCTGGTGGATTAATCGCGATTATTCTATAA
- a CDS encoding HU family DNA-binding protein, with protein MNKTELINAVAEKTDLSKKDATSAVDAVFDVITDSLQKAEKVQLIGFGNFEVRERAARKGRNPQTGEEIEIPASNVPAFKPGKALKDAVK; from the coding sequence ATGAACAAGACTGAACTAATCAATGCAGTTGCTGAAAAAACAGACCTTTCTAAAAAGGATGCTACGAGCGCAGTAGATGCAGTATTCGATGTAATCACTGACTCTCTTCAAAAAGCAGAAAAAGTACAACTTATCGGCTTTGGTAACTTTGAAGTACGTGAACGTGCTGCTCGTAAAGGTCGTAACCCTCAAACTGGGGAAGAAATCGAAATCCCTGCAAGCAATGTACCAGCATTTAAGCCTGGTAAGGCCCTTAAAGACGCTGTTAAGTAA